ATGAGCATGTTCCACTCGCCGTCTATGTTTGCAACAAACAGATAGTATGGCAAAGATACGACATGCTCCCGTACGGCCTCTTTTAGTGCGTCAAGTGATTTTGTAACCTTAAACTTCAGAAGCAACGCTTCGTAGTCGTTTGACTCTGCCACATCCGTAAGCACTGCCTTGTAGCCCTTGATGATGCCGCTTTTCTCCAATCTCTCGATTCTCTTTCGGATGGTCCTGTCTGATACGTCGTGGCCCATCTTTCGCAGCTCCACCGCAATGTCCTTTGACGGGGTTCGAGCATTGGTGTTGAGTATCTCGATGATCTTCTGGTCTACCTTGTCTAGGTTGGACCATGTCTCGCCGCTCATACAATGAGAGGAAAACAAGTATCTTTTGAATATTTTGCGGCTCAAAGCGGAGTATTTGGTCAAAAGGTTCAAACCCTTGGAAAATCAAGCCCTGCAAAACCACCTCCACTGTGTGGTTTTCACATCATCTATTTTGCGGAAAACCTGCTGGCTGTTTCAGCGGAATCTCTATGTGTATCTCCGTACCCATACCCTCGCCTTCCGATTCTGCCCAAATCCTGCCATTGTGATTCTCAATTATGCCCTTGCAAACAGAAAGCCCAAGTCCGGTGCCACCATACTTGCGCTGTTTGTTGGGTTGTATCTGGTAAAACTTGACAAAAACACTATCAATCTTGTCCTTTGCTATCCCGACACCGTTGTCCTTAACCAATATGGTGGCAATCCTTGCGTCCTTCTTCAGGGAGACCTCTATCTTGCCGGTGTTCTCGTTAACAAAATCAATAGCATTGAGTAAAATGTTGTTTATGACCTGCCCTATTCGCGATCTGTCGCACTCGCAAGATACGTCCTCTGACACTTCAAACGTTGTGGTGATGCCTTTTTTCTGAAATTCCAAATCAAGGCCGCTGATCTCATTTTTGATGATCTCTCCCAAACTGTGGACCTGAATGTCTAATCGTAACTTGCCTAACCCAAGCTTATTTGCGTCTAAAAGATCCCGAATCATCTTCTGTAGTACGAGCGCATTGTTTCTTATCGATTGTAATCTCTGAATCTGTTTTTCATTCAAGCTACCAAGGCTTTGCATCAGCAGTATCTCCGCATATGCCTGAATCGGTACTAGGGGATTCTTCAAGTCGTGTACAATCATCGTGACAAACTCGTCTTTGGATTTTTCAACATTTACCAACTCCTGATTGAGCTTTTGCAGAATCTCGGACTTTTCGCGCAATTGATTTCGTAACAGGTTTGATCGAATTAGTAGTATGGGTATTATGATGGACAGACTAGTGCCAACTCCGACAATCACTGCCTGCTCGGCGGCTTGCCTCCCAAATGATGAATCCCAGATGATGTATTTGAGATCGTAATTTTGTTTAATCTTGTGACCAAATAACGAAGTTTGATGCTCTATTGTAATGGAATCGCGTAACTCCTCTTCACTGAATATGGTGTCGTACTTTATCCCATCACTGGATTTTTCTATGCTGTATAACTTGACATTGTCGTCTATGGGGCTTAGCAAAACAATCTTGTAGTTGTTGCTGGTAACTACTCCCTCCTGAACAAAATAGTCAAACGGTACAGCTATGATGAGCAACAATTCATCATTGATGTCGAATTCAACCGTCATAGCATTCTTTCCTGCAATCTGGGTTGGGTATGTGGGAAACGTGACGTCAAAGTCTTTTCCCACATACTCTTTAATTGGAAATGACTGCGTTATGGTGTTGTTACTTAGCGTGAACACATTGTAAATCTCCTGATTGCTGCCAAGTATCATTTCTACAAAATTATCAAATTCTGCCTTTTCTACTTCGTTGGAATTGGCATACAGTGCAACTATGCTGGATGCTATTGTCTCTATTCTTCCCTCTCTGCGTGATATCGTGTTTTCAATTATGCCTGTGAATTTTTCCTTGTTTGATTCCCTTATCTCGTTTTGATACTGTAGAAATTGATAAAAAATAACAAAAGTTCCGCACAAAATTAGAATTCCGACAAACCCTGGAATAACATATGTTGAGGATATTTTCCCTATCAACGTCTATTAGGAAAAATAACTCTATCATATCTCTTGTGACGATGGTGTGACTGCTCGCTTGAGCCAAGCGGACTCTGGAGGATTTAAGGTGTGGTCCCGAGCGAAGGAATTGAA
The sequence above is drawn from the Candidatus Nitrosotenuis cloacae genome and encodes:
- a CDS encoding Lrp/AsnC family transcriptional regulator, which codes for MSGETWSNLDKVDQKIIEILNTNARTPSKDIAVELRKMGHDVSDRTIRKRIERLEKSGIIKGYKAVLTDVAESNDYEALLLKFKVTKSLDALKEAVREHVVSLPYYLFVANIDGEWNMLIVLRTERGIKNPGSRIIEKFSEDVIDYRVTKFDFKNINIVNMSLLLL
- a CDS encoding sensor histidine kinase, encoding MIGKISSTYVIPGFVGILILCGTFVIFYQFLQYQNEIRESNKEKFTGIIENTISRREGRIETIASSIVALYANSNEVEKAEFDNFVEMILGSNQEIYNVFTLSNNTITQSFPIKEYVGKDFDVTFPTYPTQIAGKNAMTVEFDINDELLLIIAVPFDYFVQEGVVTSNNYKIVLLSPIDDNVKLYSIEKSSDGIKYDTIFSEEELRDSITIEHQTSLFGHKIKQNYDLKYIIWDSSFGRQAAEQAVIVGVGTSLSIIIPILLIRSNLLRNQLREKSEILQKLNQELVNVEKSKDEFVTMIVHDLKNPLVPIQAYAEILLMQSLGSLNEKQIQRLQSIRNNALVLQKMIRDLLDANKLGLGKLRLDIQVHSLGEIIKNEISGLDLEFQKKGITTTFEVSEDVSCECDRSRIGQVINNILLNAIDFVNENTGKIEVSLKKDARIATILVKDNGVGIAKDKIDSVFVKFYQIQPNKQRKYGGTGLGLSVCKGIIENHNGRIWAESEGEGMGTEIHIEIPLKQPAGFPQNR